CGACAGTGCCTAGTTTGTCCGAGTACGACGACCGGACGTGCACCGGCAAGTCGTAGCGGCGGGCGTATTCGACGCAGCGCAGCATCAGCACCTTGGCGCCGCACGCCGCGAGCTCGAGCATTTCCTCGAAGGTGACGGAGTCGAGCTTGCGGGCGTTGGGCACGATCCGCGGGTCCGCGCTGAAGATGCCGTCGACGTCGGTGTAGATCTCGCAGACGTCGGCGTGCAGGGCGGCGGCCAGCGCGACGGCCGTGGTGTCCGAGCCGCCTCGGCCCAGCGTGGTGACGTCCCTGCTGTCCTGGCTCACACCCTGGAAGCCGGCGACCAACACGACGTCGCCTTCGGCGAGCGCGGACTGCAGCCGGGTCGGTGTGACGTCGATGATCTTCGCGTTGCCGTGCGTGCCGGTGGTGATGACGCCGGCTTGCGAGCCGGTGAACGACCGGGCGCGGGCACCGAGCGATTCCACCGCCATGGCCACCAGCGCGTTGGAGATGCGCTCACCGGCCGTCAGCAGCATGTCCAGCTCGCGGGCCGGCGGCACCGGGCACACCTGCTGAGCCAAATCCAGCAGGTCATCGGTGGTGTCCCCCATCGCCGAGACCACGACCACGACGTCGTTGCCCTGCTTTTTGGTCTCAACGATGCGTTCCGCGACGCGACGGATCCGGTCGGCGTCGGCCACCGAGGATCCGCCGTACTTCTGTACGACGAGCGCCACTGTTTCTCTGCCTGCCCTTCCACACCCACAGACGCGGTTCAAGTTCACAACAGGATACGTGGCGGCGCATCTCGTTTTCTGACCCGATGGCGGGCATCACAGCCAGCGGTTTTGGTCTCGATTCGGTGTGGTTTTCGCCTGGGCGCTGATCGCGGTAGAGTTCAGACCGTGCAGCGGGTGTTCCTTCTCGGACGCCGCGACGGGGCCTGATCCAGACCGGCTTCCCGTCGCGGGTGTTCGCGATGCGCCGGTCTGAAGTCCCTTCTGACATCCCCGGAGCAATTACCGTGACCAACTTTTCCGCACCCGCCAGCCCCGACGCCTATACCTCTATCTCTTCCAAGGCCCGTACCGTCGAAAAGCCCGCCGGTCCGCGGCGGCCCGACCAGCCCGCGTGGAATCCGCAGCGCGGCTCGTCGATGCCGGTCAACCGCTACCGCTCGTTCGCCGAGGAAGTCGAGTCGATTCAGCTCGACGGCCGCACCTGGCCGGACCGCGTCATCAACAGCGCGCCGTTGTGGTGCGCGGTGGACCTGCGCGACGGCAACCAGGCGCTGATCGACCCGATGAGCCCGGCCCGCAAACGCCGCATGTTCGACCTGCTGGTTGGCATGGGCTACAAGGAGATTGAAGTCGGGTTCCCGTCGGCCAGCCAGACCGATTTCGACTTCGTCCGCGAAATCATCACCGACGGCGCCATTCCCGACGACGTCACCATCCAGGTGCTGACTCAATGCCGGCCGGAACTGATCGAGCGCACCTTCCAGGCATGTGAGGGCGTGCACCGGGCGATCGTGCACTTCTACAACTCGACGTCAATCCTGCAGCGCCGCGTGGTGTTTCGTGCCGACCGGGACGCGGTGCAGGCCATCGCGACCGAGGGCGCCCGCAAATGCGTCGAAGAGGCGGCCAAATACCCGGACACGCAATGGCGATTCGAGTATTCGCCGGAGTCCTACACGGGAACGGAATTGGAGTACGCCAAGCAGGTGTGCGACGCCGTCGGCGAGATCATCGCACCGACGCCGGACAACCCGATCATTTTCAATCTGCCCGCCACTGTGGAGATGGCGACTCCCAACGTCTACGCGGACTCGATCGAGTGGATGAGCCGCAACCTGGCCAACCGGGAGTCGGTGATCCTGAGCCTGCATCCGCACAACGACCGCGGAACCGCTGTCGCCGCAGCCGAATTGGGCTACCAGGCCGGCGCCGACCGGATCGAGGGTTGCCTGTTCGGCAACGGGGAGCGCACCGGCAATGTCTGCCTGGTGACGCTGGGGCTGAACCTGTTCTGCCGCGGCGTGGACCCGCAGATCGACTTCTCCAACATCGACGAGATCCGCCGCACGGTGGAGTACTGCAACCAGCTGCCGGTGCATGAGCGTCACCCGTACGGCGGCGATCTGGTCTACACCGCGTTCTCGGGCAGCCACCAGGACGCCATCAACAAGGGCCTGGACCAGATGAAGGCCGACGCCGACGCCGCGGATTCCGACGTCGAGGACATGCTCTGGCAGGTGCCGTATCTGCCGATCGACCCGCGCGATGTCGGCCGCACCTACGAGGCGGTGATCCGGGTCAACTCACAGTCCGGCAAGGGCGGGGTGGCCTACATCATGAAGGCCGACCACGGCCTGGCCCTGCCGCGCCGGCTGCAGATCGAGTTCTCCCAGGTGATCCAGAAGATCGCCGACGGCGAAGGCGGTGAGGTGTCGCCGAAGGAGATGTGGGAAGCGTTCTCCGAGGAGTACCTCGCGCCGATCCTGCCGCTGGAACGGATCAAGCAGCGTGTCGACGCCGCCGAGGAAGACGGCGGCACCACCAGGATCGCCGCGACGGTCAAGATCAACGGGGTGGAGACCGAGATCAGCGGTGCCGGCAACGGCCCGCTCGCCGCGTTCGTGAATGCGCTGGGGGACGTCGGGTTCGACGTCGCCGTCCTGGACTACTCCGAGCACGCGATGAGCTCCGGCGACGACGCGCAGGCCGCCGCGTATGTGGAGGCTTCGGTGGCCGTGCCGATCGCGAGCGCGGCGACGTCGGGCGAAGCGGGTCGGCGCGCGGACGGCCCGAGACGCACGGTGTGGGGTGTGGGCACCGCCCCGTCGATCACCACCGCGTCACTGCGTGCCGTGGTGTCGGCGGTCAACCGCGCCGCGCGCGGATGATCGACTATGCCAGTCTGGACAGCAGTGTCCTCGCCAGTGTTTGAGCCTGCGGGCAGGTGTCAGCCACGACGGTGAGGTAGATCCAGCGCTGCAGGACCATGGCGGTCGCGAACGGAGCCGGGAGGCAGTAGGCATCGTCGCCCAGGCCGGTGATGGGCGCGATGGCGCTGACGGTCTGCCGCTTGTGCGTCGCAAAGGTGTTGGACACCGAGTTCAGGCAATCCTGGTTGGGGGCCTTGCCATCCGTGCAATCACCCCAGAACAACGTGAAGCTCATCGCGGCGCCCGACGCCGGCACGGAGGTGCAGTCCTGATCGCCACCGATGCCGGTCCGGGTGCGGCGAGGCGGCGGGAACGGCCTGCCGATGGCCTGGCTGATATCGGCG
The DNA window shown above is from Mycobacterium sp. Aquia_216 and carries:
- a CDS encoding aspartate kinase; protein product: MALVVQKYGGSSVADADRIRRVAERIVETKKQGNDVVVVVSAMGDTTDDLLDLAQQVCPVPPARELDMLLTAGERISNALVAMAVESLGARARSFTGSQAGVITTGTHGNAKIIDVTPTRLQSALAEGDVVLVAGFQGVSQDSRDVTTLGRGGSDTTAVALAAALHADVCEIYTDVDGIFSADPRIVPNARKLDSVTFEEMLELAACGAKVLMLRCVEYARRYDLPVHVRSSYSDKLGTVVVGSIKDTPMESPLLTGVAHDRSEAKVTVVGIPDIPGYAARVFRAIAEADVNIDMVLQNVSKIEDGKTDITFTCSRDSGPTAVAKLDSLKEEIGFTQLLYDDHIGKVSLIGAGMRSHPGVTATFCEALAEVGVNIELISTSEIRISVLCRDTELDKAVVALHEAFGLGGEEEATVYAGTGR
- the leuA gene encoding 2-isopropylmalate synthase codes for the protein MRRSEVPSDIPGAITVTNFSAPASPDAYTSISSKARTVEKPAGPRRPDQPAWNPQRGSSMPVNRYRSFAEEVESIQLDGRTWPDRVINSAPLWCAVDLRDGNQALIDPMSPARKRRMFDLLVGMGYKEIEVGFPSASQTDFDFVREIITDGAIPDDVTIQVLTQCRPELIERTFQACEGVHRAIVHFYNSTSILQRRVVFRADRDAVQAIATEGARKCVEEAAKYPDTQWRFEYSPESYTGTELEYAKQVCDAVGEIIAPTPDNPIIFNLPATVEMATPNVYADSIEWMSRNLANRESVILSLHPHNDRGTAVAAAELGYQAGADRIEGCLFGNGERTGNVCLVTLGLNLFCRGVDPQIDFSNIDEIRRTVEYCNQLPVHERHPYGGDLVYTAFSGSHQDAINKGLDQMKADADAADSDVEDMLWQVPYLPIDPRDVGRTYEAVIRVNSQSGKGGVAYIMKADHGLALPRRLQIEFSQVIQKIADGEGGEVSPKEMWEAFSEEYLAPILPLERIKQRVDAAEEDGGTTRIAATVKINGVETEISGAGNGPLAAFVNALGDVGFDVAVLDYSEHAMSSGDDAQAAAYVEASVAVPIASAATSGEAGRRADGPRRTVWGVGTAPSITTASLRAVVSAVNRAARG